GCGCGACCCAGATGATTCAAACGGATGGGTCGCCAAAGTGATTGGCATAAACACTGCCTTGGCTCCGGCGCTTAGTAAGTCAACGATGAATATGTATTCATCGCCAAGGTAGTTCTTAGCCCCAGCACCGAAACGTTCATCAAACCAAACCCCAAGTTGCCGCACCGCTTCAACCCTGATCACCATCTCGTAGGTTGCGGCCCTTGCGGAGTTGTATTTGGTGAGCTCCTCACGACCCTTTGGATACTGCTTGCGCAGTTTGCCAGCCGGGTCTACAGCTTGGCCGAGCAGCAGCGAATACTCCGGGTTTTCATCGAGGAAGCGAACTGCCTCTTCGAGGCCCGCTTCATTGAACTCGATGTCGTCATCGGAGAAGATCAGGTATTCACCCTTGCAG
The genomic region above belongs to Aquiluna sp. KACHI24 and contains:
- a CDS encoding glycosyltransferase, with the protein product MIKLTLGYSTLADRVGNIKPPPERLDWRVTVIIQNPENMAWRGEGLAELFTRTDLEIHELTNLGVAKSRNQAIWHCKGEYLIFSDDDIEFNEAGLEEAVRFLDENPEYSLLLGQAVDPAGKLRKQYPKGREELTKYNSARAATYEMVIRVEAVRQLGVWFDERFGAGAKNYLGDEYIFIVDLLSAGAKAVFMPITLATHPFESSGSRWGSKKDRMARASVFDRVFGSKAAMVRFGFGLRRIKELGGPLKFLLFVFGR